The following are encoded in a window of Desulfolucanica intricata genomic DNA:
- a CDS encoding ATP-grasp domain-containing protein: MNKINVLISGSGSLYGTAVIQALLKSTLALKLVACDMNPWALGLHLAHLGYIVPPAQQEKRYLTELINIINKEGIHAIFVASSKELDFFSSYKAEIEEKTGAKVFTNSPEVLKICSDKWHTVSFLKEHGFYYPKSLRYPEDREQIGTFIKETEFPIIVKPRRGTGSQNIYIVNNFSKLRSLVTGKKDLLLQQYLPNDQGEFTTGICTGAEGRVLSGITLKRHLQDGMTMSAMSGDFTAITDYCKQVAQALKPYGPCNFQLRILNKMPYIFEINPRFSSTTGMRTLLGVNEAEILLRAEILGEEIPKEKILKCSVIRQYSDYVVPTEQILQLERDNYCINRPG; encoded by the coding sequence ATGAATAAAATAAATGTATTAATTTCGGGCTCCGGTTCCCTTTATGGTACAGCCGTAATTCAAGCTTTATTAAAATCAACTTTAGCTCTAAAACTTGTTGCCTGTGATATGAATCCCTGGGCTCTGGGCTTACACCTGGCGCACCTGGGCTATATAGTACCGCCGGCCCAACAGGAAAAACGCTATTTAACAGAATTAATAAATATTATTAATAAAGAAGGTATTCACGCAATTTTTGTAGCTTCCTCAAAGGAACTTGATTTCTTTAGCAGCTACAAAGCTGAAATTGAAGAGAAAACCGGTGCCAAGGTATTTACAAATTCCCCCGAGGTATTAAAAATATGCAGTGATAAATGGCATACCGTTAGTTTTCTAAAAGAGCACGGCTTTTATTATCCTAAAAGCCTTCGTTACCCTGAAGACAGGGAGCAAATAGGAACCTTTATCAAGGAAACAGAATTCCCGATAATTGTTAAGCCCCGCCGCGGAACCGGATCACAGAATATATATATAGTAAACAACTTTTCTAAACTACGTTCTCTGGTCACAGGTAAAAAGGATCTCCTCCTACAACAATATTTACCGAACGACCAAGGTGAGTTTACTACCGGTATCTGCACCGGAGCAGAAGGTAGGGTTCTGTCCGGAATTACTTTAAAAAGACATTTACAGGACGGAATGACTATGTCCGCAATGTCCGGAGATTTCACTGCAATCACTGATTATTGCAAGCAAGTGGCACAGGCTTTAAAACCCTATGGACCCTGCAACTTTCAATTACGTATATTGAACAAAATGCCTTACATCTTTGAAATTAATCCCCGCTTCAGCAGTACTACCGGTATGCGTACCCTGTTAGGCGTTAATGAGGCAGAAATTCTACTCCGGGCCGAAATATTAGGTGAAGAAATTCCAAAAGAAAAAATTCTTAAATGCAGCGTCATCAGACAGTATTCCGACTACGTGGTACCAACCGAACAAATTTTGCAACTAGAAAGGGATAACTACTGTATCAACCGACCGGGCTAA
- a CDS encoding Gfo/Idh/MocA family protein, producing the protein MIGIGLIGCGAWGFNYLKTLTTIPEAKIAAICDPNEEILEKVKLFYPHLKVFTDYQDLLENDEVESVIIASPPRTHFPIAANFLMQNKAVLVEKPCTLSYHDTKQLVKLAQKNNTVLMAGHLMEYHPAVVKLQDYINQGALGELRYIILERANLGKIRSDVSVLWDLAVHDLSVVRYLVNQDPQWVSAQGKSYLQEGIHDLITITMGFPNDLFVQIHANWMYPIKKRLTVVAGGRMTAVLDDTKEDFKLQLIPYNGDITMPKLEKTLPLTTQCLHFIDCIKSNTEPKTGARDITWVMRVIDLIEQSLYSNSVRLYFR; encoded by the coding sequence ATGATCGGAATTGGTTTGATTGGCTGTGGTGCCTGGGGGTTCAATTATTTAAAAACCTTAACCACAATCCCGGAAGCAAAGATTGCAGCTATTTGCGATCCAAATGAAGAAATTTTAGAAAAAGTTAAATTATTTTATCCCCATTTAAAAGTATTCACTGATTATCAGGATTTACTGGAAAATGACGAGGTGGAAAGTGTAATCATTGCCTCACCACCCCGGACCCACTTCCCTATCGCAGCAAACTTTCTAATGCAAAACAAAGCAGTACTGGTAGAAAAACCGTGTACACTCTCCTACCACGATACAAAACAACTTGTAAAACTAGCTCAAAAGAATAATACTGTCCTAATGGCAGGTCATCTGATGGAATACCACCCGGCTGTAGTTAAACTGCAGGACTACATCAACCAGGGAGCATTGGGTGAACTAAGATACATTATTTTGGAGCGGGCCAATCTGGGTAAAATTCGCAGTGATGTCAGTGTCCTTTGGGATCTGGCCGTACACGATCTTTCAGTAGTTAGATATTTGGTTAATCAGGATCCCCAGTGGGTATCCGCACAAGGAAAGAGTTATTTACAAGAAGGTATCCACGACTTGATAACTATAACTATGGGATTCCCCAACGATTTGTTTGTGCAAATCCATGCTAATTGGATGTATCCTATAAAAAAACGGCTGACAGTAGTTGCCGGAGGCAGGATGACAGCTGTACTTGATGATACCAAAGAAGATTTCAAATTACAGTTAATCCCGTATAACGGAGACATTACTATGCCTAAACTTGAAAAAACATTACCTTTAACCACCCAGTGCCTGCACTTTATCGACTGTATAAAATCTAATACTGAACCCAAAACCGGCGCCCGCGATATTACTTGGGTTATGCGGGTGATAGATTTAATTGAGCAATCTCTGTACAGCAACAGTGTAAGACTCTATTTTAGATGA
- a CDS encoding CotS family spore coat protein yields the protein MENIEEKILKEIFSLQVNKIQLIADKGKKKVWKVVSPNGIKVLKKIPVSESRARFIVSVIRHLVRQGVKIPQIITTYGGMDYYLSPKKEIYLLMEWIEGTKPDFNMHLEYVVKAMANFHKGLYDFDIKSFVHVPDRRGTWINSYKKRQKKLLNIKLCTLENNEVAQLFLANLDYFLKKAYKAQRLLEQSYYSSWVLNKKICICHQDFIPQNLKIGDHSELYVFDLDTLVIDVPALDLRKLINNVCKSIGNWDSTLVKSIVRYYNSINPLTSREWEVVFIDLMYPHLFYSLINNYCSKPVPGCLKNLNYLRLKKAINFEQSKDEFLEEYIGSKKNILLDI from the coding sequence TTGGAGAATATAGAAGAAAAAATCCTGAAGGAAATATTTTCTTTGCAAGTAAACAAAATACAACTAATTGCTGACAAAGGAAAGAAAAAAGTATGGAAGGTTGTTTCTCCTAATGGCATTAAAGTTTTAAAAAAAATACCGGTATCCGAGAGCAGAGCTCGTTTCATTGTTTCTGTAATCAGGCACTTGGTTCGACAGGGAGTAAAAATACCTCAAATAATAACAACTTACGGCGGTATGGACTATTATCTGTCACCCAAAAAGGAAATATATTTGTTAATGGAATGGATTGAGGGAACTAAACCGGATTTTAATATGCACTTAGAGTATGTAGTAAAAGCAATGGCTAATTTCCACAAAGGACTATATGATTTTGATATTAAATCATTTGTACATGTACCTGATCGTAGAGGTACATGGATTAATTCTTATAAGAAAAGACAAAAAAAATTATTAAATATAAAACTTTGTACTTTAGAAAATAATGAAGTTGCCCAGCTCTTTTTAGCAAATCTTGACTACTTTTTAAAAAAGGCTTACAAGGCCCAGAGACTTTTAGAGCAGTCCTATTATTCAAGCTGGGTTCTGAATAAAAAAATATGTATTTGTCATCAGGATTTTATTCCCCAAAATTTAAAAATAGGGGACCACAGTGAACTGTATGTTTTTGATTTAGATACTTTAGTTATTGATGTACCGGCTTTAGATTTACGTAAATTAATTAATAACGTTTGTAAAAGTATCGGAAATTGGGATTCTACCCTGGTAAAAAGTATAGTTCGTTATTATAATTCAATTAACCCATTAACCTCCCGGGAATGGGAAGTGGTATTTATTGATTTAATGTACCCGCATCTCTTTTATAGTCTTATTAATAATTATTGTTCCAAACCCGTCCCCGGTTGTTTAAAAAATCTAAATTATTTGCGGCTCAAAAAAGCCATTAATTTTGAACAGTCAAAAGATGAGTTTCTCGAGGAATATATTGGTAGTAAAAAAAATATATTGTTAGACATATAA
- the cotE gene encoding outer spore coat protein CotE: protein MDDIFLTPEKSERKKATTSNKKTVVREIITKAICGSDHKNFLYSCDIEFSQNFIPTQILGTSITGFELNPATVEAYNAQKPIVTVTGSFDVNVWFSYNNGRDTEIAKEVVEFTEEIEIEEYDQAALNELEARAVLTKTPQCKGAVIQNNNTIKVDVEFSIYTEVVGETKIKVQCYKSGYEEEH from the coding sequence ATGGATGATATTTTTTTAACACCTGAGAAATCGGAAAGAAAAAAGGCAACTACCTCCAACAAAAAGACAGTTGTGCGGGAAATAATCACTAAAGCTATTTGTGGCTCAGATCATAAAAATTTTCTTTATTCCTGTGATATTGAATTTAGTCAAAATTTTATACCAACACAAATTCTTGGCACTTCAATTACCGGCTTTGAGTTGAACCCGGCTACAGTTGAAGCTTATAATGCTCAGAAGCCCATTGTAACTGTAACAGGTTCTTTTGATGTAAACGTATGGTTTTCCTATAATAACGGTAGAGATACCGAGATAGCCAAGGAAGTAGTAGAATTTACAGAAGAGATTGAAATTGAAGAATATGACCAGGCTGCTTTAAATGAATTGGAAGCCCGGGCTGTATTAACAAAAACTCCCCAGTGCAAAGGAGCGGTAATACAAAATAACAACACCATTAAAGTTGATGTGGAATTTAGCATCTATACAGAGGTTGTCGGTGAAACCAAGATTAAGGTCCAATGTTATAAATCGGGTTATGAAGAAGAACATTAA
- a CDS encoding DegT/DnrJ/EryC1/StrS family aminotransferase produces the protein MIPHVKPLLGNEEEAKVIEVLRSGMLAAGSYVFEFEQAFKSYINTKYALATSSGTTALHVIMEAMGIGVGDKVFTTPFSFIASSNSILYTGATPIFVDIDPKTYNISPDGLEAAIKKHPEGKAVLVVHLFGLPADMSPIMELANKNNLFILEDCAQAHGAAYRGQNVGTFGKAAAFSFYPSKNITSGEGGIVVTDDPVLEEKMRMLVNHGQRKRYYHELVGYNYRMTNIHAAIGLEQLKKLDSFNKRRRENAQYYNQNITNPLIQKPQVPPDRTHVYHQYTLIVDNREKFTNYLTANEIGYGIHYPIIIPAQECYRNNPGSSGSWPVAEEIARRCVSIPVHPALSRSDLITITKTINNYR, from the coding sequence TTGATTCCACACGTAAAACCTCTATTAGGAAATGAAGAGGAAGCTAAAGTAATAGAAGTTCTGAGAAGTGGTATGCTGGCCGCCGGCAGCTATGTGTTTGAATTTGAGCAGGCATTTAAAAGCTATATCAATACTAAATATGCACTGGCCACTTCTTCAGGTACAACCGCCCTGCACGTAATAATGGAAGCAATGGGTATCGGCGTAGGAGATAAAGTATTTACTACTCCTTTTTCTTTTATCGCCTCTTCCAATTCGATATTATATACCGGTGCTACTCCGATTTTCGTTGATATTGATCCAAAAACCTATAATATTTCCCCCGACGGACTGGAAGCAGCTATCAAAAAACACCCGGAAGGAAAAGCAGTATTAGTAGTTCATCTATTTGGTCTGCCTGCGGATATGTCCCCGATAATGGAATTGGCAAATAAAAATAACCTGTTTATTTTGGAAGACTGCGCTCAGGCTCACGGCGCTGCTTACCGGGGACAGAATGTAGGTACTTTTGGGAAAGCGGCTGCCTTTAGCTTTTATCCCTCTAAAAATATAACTTCAGGCGAAGGCGGCATTGTCGTTACCGATGATCCCGTCCTTGAAGAAAAAATGAGAATGCTGGTTAACCACGGCCAACGGAAACGTTACTACCACGAACTGGTGGGCTACAACTACCGTATGACGAATATCCATGCTGCCATTGGTCTCGAACAATTAAAGAAATTAGATTCTTTTAATAAGAGAAGAAGGGAAAACGCTCAATACTATAATCAAAATATAACCAATCCCTTAATTCAAAAGCCGCAGGTGCCACCGGACAGAACCCATGTTTATCATCAATATACCCTCATAGTAGATAACCGTGAAAAATTCACCAATTATTTAACCGCTAACGAAATTGGATACGGTATCCACTACCCAATTATAATACCGGCACAGGAGTGTTACCGGAATAACCCGGGCAGTTCCGGAAGTTGGCCGGTGGCAGAAGAAATAGCTCGCAGATGTGTTTCCATCCCAGTACACCCGGCCCTTTCCCGCAGTGATTTAATAACCATTACAAAAACAATAAATAATTACCGTTAA
- a CDS encoding GNAT family N-acetyltransferase has translation MKLEVYKDKFYSQWNDFVKHSRNGTFMQERTFLNYHPPGRFTDCSLMVYDSRDKIMAVIPAALKKEGEKTIFSSYPGASHGGIIVDKNFGTNEALTLIPLLIEHCRAHSFKGIEIKQIPRIYYSWPSDELDFALRYNGFFISSTELATALPLKEISIKPEYMHESARRNIRKAEKQGVTVEESSKFSDYWKLLVTNLKQKHNTHPTHTLQEIFDLAQKYPQSIKLFAAFYKGEMIAGVLTFILNSRVINCFYICHNYDYQHLRPLNLLFYRLINWGIEKSYQYLDWGISTEDKGKYVNQGLFRFKESFGGRGVLRETYRLNL, from the coding sequence ATGAAGCTAGAAGTTTATAAAGATAAATTTTACAGCCAATGGAATGACTTTGTTAAGCACTCCAGAAACGGTACTTTCATGCAGGAACGTACATTTTTAAACTATCATCCACCGGGGCGATTTACGGACTGTTCTCTAATGGTTTATGACTCCCGAGATAAAATAATGGCTGTAATCCCAGCCGCTTTGAAAAAGGAAGGTGAAAAGACTATTTTTTCTTCTTATCCGGGAGCCTCACACGGAGGAATTATTGTTGATAAAAATTTCGGTACTAACGAAGCATTAACTCTGATACCTTTATTGATTGAACACTGCCGGGCTCATAGCTTTAAAGGAATTGAGATAAAACAAATTCCACGTATCTATTATAGCTGGCCCAGTGACGAACTTGACTTTGCCTTGAGGTATAATGGTTTTTTCATAAGCAGTACCGAATTGGCCACTGCACTGCCGTTAAAAGAAATATCTATTAAACCAGAATACATGCATGAAAGTGCTCGGAGAAATATTCGTAAGGCCGAGAAACAAGGTGTTACTGTAGAGGAAAGCAGTAAATTTAGTGATTACTGGAAGCTATTAGTAACTAATCTTAAACAGAAGCACAATACTCATCCCACCCATACTTTACAGGAAATCTTTGACCTGGCTCAAAAATATCCTCAATCCATAAAATTATTTGCAGCCTTTTATAAGGGAGAAATGATCGCCGGTGTATTAACTTTTATTCTTAATAGCCGGGTAATTAACTGCTTCTATATTTGTCATAACTATGACTATCAACATTTAAGACCGTTAAACCTCCTGTTTTACAGGTTAATAAATTGGGGAATCGAAAAAAGTTATCAATATCTGGACTGGGGAATCTCCACTGAAGATAAAGGGAAATACGTCAACCAAGGACTCTTTAGATTTAAAGAAAGTTTTGGCGGGCGAGGTGTTCTGAGAGAAACCTATCGCTTAAATTTATAA
- a CDS encoding CgeB family protein, with the protein MKILFIESDQQYLLGLPAGFRKQGCQVKILNDIREDELDRVLEEYRPDLVFTAGWTKIHTKEKLEILGRLTKKHGTKQAYWSTEDPRWTEKWSLPYIKATNPEYIFTIDRASLPFYREQGYNAYHLPWACNPEFHRPTMPQKAYQCDIAVIATAGVTWNSYRKNSARILLKPLVEKGYNVKIWGKRWDKLDPNIVGFKVKEEQLQGKLPYLETNHVYSSAKIILGFQNSTTELTARTFEIMGARGCLLAPATRAVLENFVAGKHLIVSRSADETLRLIDHYLSNEEERMKIALEGQMEVYTNHTYSHRAAEIINKLN; encoded by the coding sequence ATGAAAATCCTTTTTATTGAATCTGACCAGCAGTATTTATTGGGCCTACCGGCAGGTTTTCGGAAACAAGGCTGTCAGGTAAAAATACTAAATGATATACGAGAGGATGAACTGGATCGGGTACTGGAGGAATATCGACCGGATCTGGTATTTACTGCCGGGTGGACTAAAATTCATACTAAGGAGAAACTGGAGATCCTAGGCCGTTTAACTAAAAAGCACGGAACTAAGCAGGCCTACTGGTCAACAGAAGACCCGCGCTGGACGGAAAAATGGTCGTTACCCTATATTAAGGCTACAAACCCGGAATACATTTTTACCATCGACCGGGCCTCTTTACCCTTTTATCGTGAGCAAGGCTATAACGCCTATCACCTTCCCTGGGCCTGCAACCCGGAATTTCACCGGCCTACCATGCCTCAGAAGGCCTATCAATGTGATATAGCCGTAATAGCTACCGCTGGGGTAACATGGAACTCATACCGTAAAAACAGTGCCCGGATTTTATTAAAACCCCTGGTGGAAAAGGGCTACAACGTGAAAATCTGGGGTAAACGTTGGGATAAATTAGATCCCAATATTGTTGGTTTTAAAGTAAAAGAGGAACAACTGCAGGGAAAATTACCTTATCTAGAAACTAATCATGTTTACAGTTCAGCCAAAATTATTCTCGGTTTTCAAAATAGCACTACAGAGTTAACAGCTCGAACTTTTGAGATCATGGGTGCCCGGGGGTGCCTTTTGGCACCCGCCACCAGGGCTGTCCTGGAAAACTTTGTAGCGGGAAAACACTTAATTGTCTCCCGGTCAGCAGATGAAACTTTAAGACTCATTGATCACTACCTGAGTAATGAGGAAGAAAGAATGAAAATAGCTCTGGAAGGACAGATGGAGGTTTACACCAACCATACTTACAGTCACCGGGCAGCTGAAATAATAAACAAACTGAACTGA
- the cotE gene encoding outer spore coat protein CotE, with amino-acid sequence MGDGSMWNKRTDIMGSKGPYREIITKAVCGTAKKNLVYTKFIKINEKHVPDKVLGTSINNFELLPVAAEPLSHKQTGVSISGSFEVNIWYSYDSDRFTDLSRETVKFTEVIALEDFDGQSLNELDARAMLIKTPQCKAASLQNNNTVRVEIELGIYAEVVGETKIRVRVYSEEGNEDS; translated from the coding sequence GTGGGTGATGGCAGTATGTGGAATAAAAGAACCGATATTATGGGTTCTAAAGGCCCATACCGGGAAATAATCACCAAAGCTGTTTGTGGTACTGCAAAAAAAAATCTTGTATATACCAAATTTATTAAAATAAATGAGAAACATGTTCCCGATAAAGTTCTTGGTACCTCAATTAACAATTTTGAGCTGCTTCCGGTTGCGGCAGAGCCTTTAAGTCATAAGCAAACCGGTGTTTCTATCAGTGGTTCCTTCGAAGTAAATATATGGTACTCTTACGATAGTGACAGGTTTACCGACCTTTCCAGGGAAACAGTAAAGTTTACTGAAGTTATTGCTCTGGAAGACTTTGACGGCCAAAGCTTAAATGAACTCGATGCGCGGGCTATGCTGATAAAGACTCCTCAATGTAAAGCGGCATCGCTTCAAAATAATAACACAGTCCGGGTTGAAATTGAACTTGGAATATATGCCGAAGTTGTCGGTGAGACAAAAATACGGGTTAGAGTTTATTCCGAAGAAGGGAATGAAGATTCATAA
- a CDS encoding WbqC family protein has translation MIIAIHQPNYLPWLGYFHKMMSCDLFVILDDVIHSKRAITNKNKIKGPQGARLLSIPLANKEVLIKDVNTLDDGKWYYKHWKSLEACYTRAPYWKNYKDLFLPIYANPSVKLADLNLRIIQVIREILNINTPMVYSSDISGLTGKRGTRIINICKYFGADIYLSGTGARSYNDEKEFTKNNIRLVYQDFKHPVYPQVWGDFIPNMSSVDLIFNCGPKSKEYLTKQVIYE, from the coding sequence TTGATTATTGCTATCCATCAACCTAACTATCTGCCGTGGCTAGGTTATTTTCACAAAATGATGTCTTGTGATTTGTTCGTAATTCTCGATGATGTAATTCACTCCAAACGGGCAATTACAAATAAAAACAAAATTAAGGGACCTCAAGGAGCCAGGTTATTAAGCATCCCGCTGGCCAATAAAGAGGTTTTAATTAAAGATGTAAACACACTTGATGACGGCAAATGGTATTATAAGCATTGGAAGTCTTTAGAAGCCTGTTATACTCGTGCACCCTACTGGAAAAATTATAAAGATCTTTTTTTACCTATTTATGCAAATCCCAGCGTTAAACTTGCTGATTTAAATCTTCGAATTATCCAAGTAATTCGTGAAATCTTAAATATTAATACTCCAATGGTGTATTCTTCCGATATATCAGGACTTACCGGAAAACGGGGAACTCGGATTATAAATATCTGCAAATATTTTGGTGCTGACATTTATCTGTCCGGAACCGGAGCACGTTCTTATAATGATGAAAAAGAGTTCACAAAAAATAACATACGCCTGGTATATCAGGATTTTAAACACCCTGTCTACCCCCAAGTATGGGGAGATTTTATACCTAACATGTCCTCTGTAGATTTAATTTTTAACTGCGGTCCCAAAAGTAAAGAATATCTAACTAAACAGGTGATTTATGAATAA
- a CDS encoding UDP-3-O-acyl-N-acetylglucosamine deacetylase codes for MQKSIKYPGRCSGIDITGRGYTTITFHPAQPDSGIVFVREDLPGHPEIKCHPEYARADSRWTSLVKNDIRIEHTEHLLAAITGLGIDNLRIHLDSPHIPVVSSFSSQGFVEELLKAEPFSQNVPKKYFIVQEPHWVFDSFTYEGQRYDSVLLALPAQQFSLTYLLDYPGKQLATQLAYFNSTLGSNFIKELAPARSYIMDFEYEQVSKLIGNAMDDCLVISHKALNLKWNNEPARHKLLDLLGDLSTMGQAIKGHFIGIRTGHKINIQMCHKLYAAGLRRN; via the coding sequence TTGCAAAAGTCCATAAAGTATCCTGGCCGGTGCAGCGGTATTGATATAACGGGCCGGGGCTACACTACTATAACTTTTCACCCGGCTCAACCCGATTCCGGTATTGTATTTGTTCGAGAAGATTTACCAGGACATCCCGAAATCAAGTGCCATCCGGAATATGCACGTGCCGATTCTCGCTGGACCTCTCTGGTTAAAAACGATATCCGTATTGAACATACCGAACACCTCTTAGCAGCCATAACCGGATTGGGCATTGATAACCTTAGAATTCATTTAGATAGCCCACACATCCCGGTGGTCAGCAGCTTCAGCAGCCAGGGTTTTGTTGAAGAACTATTAAAGGCAGAACCGTTTAGCCAGAATGTCCCCAAAAAATACTTTATCGTTCAGGAACCACATTGGGTATTTGATTCCTTTACCTATGAAGGACAGCGATATGACAGTGTATTACTGGCTCTACCTGCCCAACAGTTTTCGCTTACTTATTTACTTGACTACCCTGGAAAACAGTTAGCTACTCAACTGGCATATTTTAATTCAACTCTAGGTAGTAACTTCATTAAAGAACTGGCCCCGGCCCGCTCATATATTATGGATTTCGAGTATGAACAAGTTTCAAAACTAATTGGTAATGCTATGGACGACTGTCTTGTTATATCTCATAAGGCATTAAACCTGAAATGGAACAATGAGCCGGCCAGACATAAACTATTAGATCTATTAGGGGATCTTTCTACCATGGGGCAGGCTATAAAAGGACATTTTATTGGTATTAGAACAGGGCACAAAATAAACATTCAAATGTGTCATAAATTATATGCAGCAGGATTAAGGAGGAACTAA
- a CDS encoding uracil-xanthine permease family protein, with product MEKEQQGAANKLLYGLREAPPLNRTLVYSIQWLAFTLANSAVVPLVVGNALGLDQAGIASLAQRTFFFSALASLLQVYFGHRLPIMEGPAGMWWGIFITLSVMAPGLGKSLAVLRTDLEMGLIIAGAVLFVVGSSRLIGSALRLFTPAVTGSVLILLGLQLSGTFVKGMLGIGLEGPGISLKATFVSIIVVAVVFLVTLKTGGFIRSIAILIGVTVGWILAALLGIAGDVQWADGAAFFALPQLFAWGKPTFDLGIVITSVFTGLLVLSNLVASILAMDRTIDEEVNRRDYDRGVAFTGVADIMAGVGSTVGFVPYSAAAGLVGLTRVASRVPFVVFTVAMMILGLIPSVGAFLSSIPAPVGYSVLLASFCQMIGFGLKDYSRLEFDTRNSFVIGLPILVGTGIMFLPPEVFEELPSVLRYILGNGFITGMIMVILLEHLFIPAGKNKIDAQR from the coding sequence ATGGAAAAAGAGCAGCAGGGGGCTGCTAATAAACTTTTATATGGTCTAAGAGAAGCACCGCCGTTAAACCGAACCCTGGTGTACAGCATTCAATGGCTGGCTTTTACTCTGGCCAATTCAGCTGTGGTACCTCTGGTAGTGGGAAATGCTCTCGGTCTGGATCAGGCAGGGATAGCAAGTTTGGCCCAGCGGACCTTTTTTTTCTCTGCACTAGCCTCCCTTTTGCAAGTTTATTTCGGGCACCGTCTGCCTATTATGGAAGGCCCGGCCGGTATGTGGTGGGGTATCTTTATAACCTTGTCAGTGATGGCTCCGGGGTTAGGTAAATCCCTGGCAGTTTTACGGACCGATTTGGAAATGGGGCTGATTATAGCCGGGGCGGTACTGTTTGTGGTGGGATCCAGCAGGTTGATCGGGAGTGCATTACGTTTATTTACTCCGGCTGTTACCGGTTCTGTATTAATACTCTTAGGCCTTCAGCTGAGCGGTACTTTTGTTAAAGGCATGCTGGGGATTGGTCTAGAAGGGCCGGGAATCAGTCTTAAGGCTACCTTTGTTTCTATTATCGTTGTTGCTGTGGTTTTTTTAGTTACCTTAAAGACCGGCGGTTTTATTCGTAGTATTGCCATTTTAATTGGTGTTACGGTCGGTTGGATACTGGCAGCTTTATTAGGGATCGCCGGAGATGTGCAGTGGGCTGATGGCGCGGCTTTTTTTGCTCTCCCCCAACTTTTTGCCTGGGGTAAGCCTACATTTGATCTAGGTATAGTTATAACTTCGGTGTTTACCGGTTTGTTAGTGCTGTCAAACCTGGTAGCCAGTATTTTAGCCATGGATAGAACTATTGATGAGGAAGTGAATCGCCGGGATTACGACCGGGGTGTGGCTTTTACCGGGGTAGCCGATATAATGGCAGGTGTTGGCTCTACAGTTGGTTTTGTCCCTTACTCGGCTGCCGCCGGGCTCGTGGGGTTAACAAGAGTTGCTTCCCGGGTTCCGTTTGTCGTATTTACTGTAGCTATGATGATTCTGGGCTTGATACCGTCAGTAGGTGCTTTCTTGTCTTCTATTCCTGCTCCGGTAGGCTATTCGGTATTACTTGCTTCTTTTTGTCAGATGATTGGTTTTGGCTTAAAAGATTACAGCCGGTTAGAGTTCGATACAAGAAATTCCTTTGTCATTGGTTTACCGATATTGGTTGGTACCGGAATTATGTTTTTACCACCCGAAGTGTTTGAAGAATTACCCTCGGTACTGCGTTATATATTGGGAAATGGTTTTATAACAGGAATGATTATGGTAATATTATTGGAACATCTCTTTATACCCGCCGGAAAAAACAAAATTGACGCTCAGAGGTAA